From the Hemicordylus capensis ecotype Gifberg chromosome 1, rHemCap1.1.pri, whole genome shotgun sequence genome, the window CTGCCACGGTTATCTCCCACTCATTCTAAGTGAGGTCCTGGCCCACAAAGGTTACAGATGAGATCCGGAAAGGGTGAAGCTTCCAGATGCCCAGCCTTGACCTGGCGAGCAGAGAGTGCTGCAGAGGACTAGACTGGTCCCCCTATCACAAAGGAAGCATAAATGAACCATAAAGCACAGACACGGAAATCTTTGGTgggttttcttttctccccctccattattatttattttattttttaacaatgtAAGAATTAAAAATCTTCCATAAATAAAGGACTTGCCTGGCAGCTTCCCAATACTACAGGTATAAAATATGAGCGATTGTACAAAACTGTCAAGGACACCAGGCACGCAGCCGGGGTGAACAAGGACCGGCCAGGGCTCCCTGGAGATCTGCCCTTGCCCGGCTACAAGGTGGGGGAGGCGGAAGGGGAAGAGCCCCAGGCTCAGAccacagggagggaaggagggaggacacTCGCTGTTAAAACCATCACAATGGACACAAACTGGCAATGAGAATCAAAGCAATAAGGGAGGTCCAGGAGCAGGCCCCCAGGTTCCCCTCCAGAGCACATCACAGTTGGCTGGCTGCTGGTGTTCAGTTGATTTCCAGTCTGTAAGCCCCTCGCCTCCCACCTCATAAAATCCtgcgttgggggtgggggtggagaagcaACGAGGACTCGAGGGGTCTTCTATCCACAGGAGAGAGAGCTAACTCCACTGAGACCGTAGCAAGAGGGGGTCGACTCTGACCTGTAAACCCCTCTCCAGAATGAAAAGAGGATGGGCTTAATGGTACAGCCAAGGATGGAGATCTCTAACATAGAGATCCAGAGTATCTCTGGCTCAGCTTTCCCTAGCAGAGTGACCCAAGGCTAGTTTCCTGTTGTGGAGAGTCCCcactagaaggaacaggtagaaAGCCCAGCGGGATGATCCTAGGAGAGCACCCAAGGGGGGCAAATGCTGGTCCCTTATTGGTTTGCCCATAGGGATATGGGTGAGGCCCAGGAGAGCCTGAGGTCAGGAGCTGCCCCGGATCCTCTCCATGTAGCTGCGCAGCTCATCGGGGTCGTGCAGCCCCATGTCCTCACACACCCAACGGATGTCATCTTCACTGGCCACCAGGATGGACTGGACAGCAGGAGCGGAGGCAGGGGGGCTGGGGGCAGAGCCAGGGGGAGTGGCGAAGGTCACAAACTCCACACGCTTCCGCCGGCCACCGACCTCCCTGCCGTCCTTTTTCCTGGACAAGGTGGTGGCAAGGGCAGGGCTTCCTGGGCCAGTTGGGCCCAGAGTACTGGCAGAAACAGTGGTTTCTGTCCCTGGTAGAGCTGGGCTCTCTTGGGCCACAGCCTCCATTTTGCCCTCTGGCCccgcacagcagcagcacccatcGTTGGTACTGGAAGGGTCAAGGGGTTGGTCTTGGCAGTGCTGGGTGCACAGATCCAGCTGCCGGTCAAGCTCCTCCTGGCCAGTGCCCAGCCAGATCCAGTTGTGGGGCTGTTGGGTCGAAGAGGCTGGCCCGGAACCAGCATCTGGAGGCTCCTTGCGCTGGTAACGGAGAACAAAGACCACACAGTTAATGAGGAAGATGAAGATGGCGAGGCAGAAAACACCCAGGAGAACGTACATACCAATCTCCAGGTCTGTTACTCTTGCAGGGGCCTTCACCatctcatcttcctcctccttctccccctcctcctcctccacaccctCCTGTTCAGCATCCTCATAAGAATTACCACCAGGACCCTCAAATTTGGTCATTGgtggccccacccccactgggTCACGCCTCCGCGATCCCCTTCCACTCTCTGTGACAGCTGCAACTGTCACTGCTTCCCCCGACATGGCACCTTCTGCTCGCTGGAAGGGGGACTCGTCATGGCGATGGTGATCTTGTTGACGCGGGCTGCTGGTTGTTGGGGGCTGCTGTCCAAAGTTCACTTCCAGCCACACTGTGCCTTGGGAGAGTGGAGCCCTGTGCTTGCCCTTGCGGCAGGAGTCTGGGGAATGCAGGCTGAGCTGCAGGAGGGACCCTCGGCCCAGGCTCTCAGCAACAATCACTGGGCGGGCCTGCTCCTCACCCAGCCGCACGGAGACCACGCTAGGGTTCAGAGAAGAAAGTGAGACCGCCACGTCACGCCCATTGTACAGCTCTATGGGAGCCAAGGTGTGATCAGTGAATACCAGCCAGAAGCTTAGCACTGCTTCCTGCAGAGaaaaggggatggggatgggcaggggaagggaagggaagaagaccACAGAGATGATGTGAGGAGTCAGGCATACATCCAGTTTAACATGAGCTAAGGCTTGCAATGGGTCAGCTCCAACATGCTGGAGCACAGTCCTGCCACCTGATTACCCTGATAGTGGCTTGCTGAGTTCTGAGAGTCAAGAGATGGCTTCCAGGGGTCACTGAGGAGCAGAGACATGCGCACTCAAATACTGCATGGTGGCAGGTTTTGGTCACTTAGCTTGCAAGAACTGCACAGGAGCCATGCAGTCTCAGTGCATTGGGACACATTActactctcccctcccctcccctggctaCTGCATGCAGGAGCAGAGAAACTCAAACACCTGCCCCCATTTCTATTACTAGATTTTGCCAGGGTAGAGAAGAGAAGGCGATGTGGGGCTCCTGGTTTTGGAGGCAGCCACACAGCTCATGTAATATCTAGTTCTGGCCTGGCTGGACCACAACAAGATGGGGGGCTACATCTTCATTGTATGGATTTAGCATCAGTGTTcctgaaacagggattcccagttgttgttgaatacaactctcatcatccccagccaaaggccattacagctgaaggatgatgggagttgtagtcaacaacttctgggaatccttaTTACAGGGAACACCATTCAGCAACCCCTTGGCCCCCCAAATGTCATTAATTTATTAAATtcttatcctgcttttcaacctgAGCTCCCAAAAGTTACAACATTAATAAACGGCAATACATACCTAAAAACTTCCCATCAACATCTCTGACGGAGGGTGGCCAGCTGCCTGGTGAATATTCGCTATGCAAGATACTACCTGCCATTGTGGCTTTCCCTCTCCTACCCTGTGACAACGCCTTCTCACCTGCTTCAGGAAACGCAGGGCTGAGAGTCCCTGGCACGTGGCCGTGAAGACATTGGGGTGCCCCGGCTCCACAGAAAGAGTCAGTGAGACGCCGGAGACCAGCTGAGCCTGCAGCTCTGAGATGGAAACCTTCTCCTCCGACACCACGAGGGTCTGCTCCCCCAAGATGGAGTCAGAAACAGGAGAGCGCACCTGGATCAGGGGACAGAGAAGACAGGAGGACACTGAAGACAGGATACTGCACAGAACCCAGATCCGTATTCTTTGCCACCCCACCTTGTCTACCCCAAACCCAACTTGTAAATAGCCACCTGTGGAGAGGGAGAGTTGCCTCCAAGCCACCAGGCAGGATAGTGGGTTATTTTTTCCAGCCTTAGTCTCCAAGTGACTAATATAGATATGTTCATGGGCAGGTGAACTATTTATATTTGTGGACTAGTAAGGTTCATGGATTTCTCTGTAACACTGCCAAATCCTTCTTCCTTGCTAGTCTCCCTTTAGATATTCAACACATCATCCAATACGTCATCCAACAAGTGAAGTACGCTGAAACTTAACTCAGGTCAACCCTCTTTGCTCCCCACTTCCACACACAGCGCAACTGTGTGTACCAATTCCAAGCACCTGTTCACAGAAGTCTGTTCACCCCATCCCTCTACCTTTTGCCAAAACACATCAGTCATTCAATAACAGAGTACATATCGAAAGCATACGCGCCAACCACTGATATTCCAGAGATCTCAATTTTCCAGACGGCCCATCTGCAGTAAGTTTTCACCACATGTCAAAGCAAACTTCCCAGCCCCCTCAGTCTCAATAACCAACAAACCCCACCtcactgtctccccacccccgccaaataGCTTCCCTACCTCCACAGATGTCATTCCTGGCTCACGGCCAATCACCACGCTCCCACCTTCCAGTGTCGCCACTCGGGGGTCCTGGATTCGAGCATGCTTTTGCACCAGATGTGAAACATCCAGCAGCCAATCGGAGCTTGGCATGTAGGTCAAGTGACGGCCACCATCTAGTGGGTGAGCCACAAAGTGGGCAAGGAAACGAACCCCGGCACGCTGGTACTGGAGCCGGCAGCCGCGTGCTCTCCTCTcagcttcctctcctccctcttcaGGATCTGCTGAGCTGCTGCTCAGGGAAGACATTTGCACAGTGCATGTCAAGTGTTAGAAGCACttcacattatctcagtaatccttacaagtGTCCCTTAGGGCAGATCGCCATTCTCCTCAAAGAAAACCTACATACTGTATCTCAAGTGGCTTTTGCAGAATGCTTCCAATCATGGAAAGTAACCTCCTTTACAACTAGAGTCAGAACTTTGTAACCAAGCTTTGTACTGAAGCCAACGAGGATTTCTTTACATGTTCTCATACCCTTCTTTCCTTTGCTTTCCTTACCCTTCCCTCTTTGTGCCTTGCTATTTCGTCTACTCTATGAGCTCTTTGGCACAAGAGCTCACACGCCATAATACAGGGAGGCATCTGTCTAAGCGACAGGCATGCTCACTGCTTCTGCGGCACTTTAAACTCCGCCAGCACAGCTTGTGAACGCAGGGAGGCTCTGTGGCTATTAAGGCATGCGTCCTCACActgctactcccattgggaataacgGGGGTAGCAGTGGGAGTGCAaggacacactccttagtagccacgGAGCCTCCCTATCTCCACAAGCCACACCAGTGGGGTGTAGAGTACCACTGAAGCAATGAGCACGCCTGCCCTTAGACATGTGGgttgctgtgcagtatgtgagccggGGTCTTCTATAACATTTTATATTTGTAAAACACCTAACAGAGCACACCTCTAGGCACTATAttaaatcatcatcattaatatcatcatcaccatcaccaccaccaccatcatctctTTCTCAATGTGTACCAGGTATTAATCAAACATGGCCAGAGCTCTTATTTTTCAAGCTGTGTTGACACTTATTTGTTGATCATGAAAGACGTTCAAGGAACTTACAAGTAATATATCTCGAGAGCACTGTGGCCATTAATCTCTTTGCCACAATGCAAATAGGAATATCTATTTCtcacgttgattctcagcaatttAACTGATCTGTAGTCAAGCAACAGTGCAACAGGAACCACATGTTAAAACTCTGTATCTCTGAACATTTTCCCTTAGACTAGGTctgaccataggcccatctagctcagtacgatCTACTCTGCTTGGCAGCAGATCTCCTGCATTTTCAACGGaggcatttcccagccctacttgggacatgccagggattgaacctggaacctttggattgcaaagcatgtgctctgcaacTAAGCTATGGGCTCTCTCTCCAGGGAGGGAGTACTGTTCTGACCACCCTCATGTTCCCTCCTTGATTCTACCCAGATCTTCATGGATCCCAACAGCTGGATTCGGACAAAGACTTTGGTGCAATTCAAGATCTTGCATGGTCCTACACCACTCTTGAGTTGGCCCAGAGGGCATAAGATATCACCTAATTTCACACTGTTGATTCCCTTGGACTGACAGAGCAACAACTGTCAATATGGAAGTGCTGGACATATATGGAGAAATTGGGACTCTTCTTCAAATGACCCTGTCACATGATACAAACTCTGGGCTTTGATTCAGAACACTCACTTGTGAGTGACCCTTCCATTCTCCCTCTCCTCTATCCAGGTTTTTATACAGTGGCTGTTTCCTATATTGCTGAAGCATTGGTTGTATGCAGACACTGTGTCAACAGCAGACTCAAACCAAGGCTGGGGATTCTCTTGGCTCCGTAGCGCTTACCTTTCTGGGGCAGGGCCAGGGACCCTCCAGCCCCGCACCTGCTCCAGGGAGGTGTCTGTCAGCTCAATACGCAGAGGCAATAGCGGGGCCCAGACAGTGAAGAGCAGGGAAGCATGGAGCCGGCGGTACCAGAAATCAACCCGGACACCACGTGCCCCTCGGCTCTCTTTCCCCCCTACGTAGACAGCATCGCACACATCCGACACCTGAGGATGAGTTTTAAAAACACCAAGGTTGATAAACACAGAGATGAACACCCAGAAAGATGCTGGCACAAAGTGTAGGAGgacagaggaggaggacgacCACGTTCCCTTTCTCAATAGGGACCCAGCCATATACTTGGAATGGCCTCTCTTTCCTCCTTGGCTGTACACTTTAGCAAGGAACTGTCAGGGATGGTTATGGCGCTCCACCCTCTTGTAACCAGCTAAGGAAGGCaggagttggggggtggggagagaggatgTATGGATGTTTTGTTAGGAGGGGGTAGCCTTTCCTGTGGTTCAGCATTTTTCTATTGAAATTTTTTTCTGTGTTAAAAAATGAAGGAAGTTCAGGATAACAGAGAGATGAGGACAGGGCTGTGATCAGTTATGGAGGTAACCAGAAGGGTGTGACCAAGATGTACAGAATGGTCTGGATCAATGGTTTGTCATGTCTGAAACTGAGAGGTTAAAGGATAACAAGTAAGAATAAGTGAGACCAGGAGGCTTGCAAGGAATAGGGAAGAGAAGCATAAGGGCACTCCAAGTCACAAGGAAGGATCTGCCTCTTCCATTTACAAGATAGCCATTCCACATACAAGGATACGAAAGAATATCTGACTCTTTGGGGGCAAAGACTCAGTGCCACGAGGTATACACTAAGTTTGCAACATGTGAGAAAGGCAGAAGCTGGGACCCCTCACAAGTGGTAGGGAGGGACCTATCATCCTACAACTGCTGACAcagtgaatatgaatatgaatatttatatatctcttttcaacaaaagttcccaaagtggtttagatagatagagagatagatagacagacagagagaagtaaataaaatggctccctgtcctgtccccaaagggctcacaatctaaaaaagaaacataagatagacaccactggatggatgctgtgctggggatggatagggacagttgctctccccctgctaaataaagagaatcaccgctttttaaaaaggcgcctctttgatCTGTAAGCAGTGAAGGAAACATCATTTGTGAGGCACACTGGTTTCTCACCTGCAAGACCTGTTTGTTAGAAGATTCACAGCCCATCTGCTCAGTGACCTCAGACACAGCTCCCCCGGTCTCTACCACAACCAGTTTCACAGGCACCGAGTAAGGAATTCCTGTTAGGAGTGCAGTGTTCACAATCTCCTGCTCCTGAAAAGGATCATGTGAAGAACATGAGACCAGCGCTACAGGCTACTCAGGCGcatcatggggtggggtgggaaagggtGGAACCCCAGTGCCTCACCTTCACCAGTGGAACCAAAGCCCGTACATCTCGCTCTGAGACTTGTATCTCCCACACCATCTTGTCCTTCTCAGCCTCAGGGTCCTGGCCAGGATACTCCACTTGCCAAGTGACAGGACGTGTAGAAGACAGGCCCCCTGTGCCATTCTCCACTACAAAATCCAGATACAGGAACTCTGGAGAATCGGCTGCCCTAAATGGAGATGAGGATAGGAGAAGGCATCGTTAACTGGGGAGCGAAGAGTGCACTGAGCCCAGGAGACACGGAGCCCCTCACAGAACATCCTGGAGCAATTGTGAATCCACCTCACCATCTTGAGACATGTGGTGCTGAAGTCCAGGAAGAGCTGAATGGTATTCTCCAGGTCACACAGTTCCTTCCATCCATTCaaatgtaaggtaaaggtaaagtgtgctgtcaagtcagtgtcaactcctagcaaccacagagcccggtggttgtctttggtagaatacagaaggggcttaccattgcctcctcccacacagtatgagatggggcctttcagcatcttcctgtattgctgctgcctgatataggtaccagcagggattcgaaccggcaacctcatgcttgctaggcaagtcatttcctgctgcaccattaggtggcttccattCAAATGTACCAGGATGCAGTACCTTAGCTTCTCACCACCTACAACTCTCTCTTTACTGCTATGTTTTGCATACCCAATCAGGTTGGATGGACTGATGATGAGGTGGCTCTATTAGCCACTCCATTCCTGAATTTCTGTTCAACTGGGTTTATGGGGAATAAGCAGTTCAGCTTCACACACCCAACCATACTGTTCTCCCCCGGACCACCGCTCAGGCAACTGGGGAAAAAGCAAGGAGGTTCTGCTCACCTCTTCAGTGTTACCAGGGAAGGGTCAATCTGGACAATACAGACATCTCTAGTCATCTAGAGGCCAGATTCAAGTATAACTGGGTCAAACTGGACAGGGTTTGGGGTTCCATGTTAGCAGTTGCTACAATGACTGTCCTGCTTCAGAGTGTCTTATCTCTTCACCTCTGGCAGAGAAGGAAGTGAGGTTTTGGGGAGCCTGTCAGAATAGCAGGGGATGTCCACTTTGGTGCAGCTGAATAGTATGGCTCTGCTCTAGAATCCCTTGTACACACTTTGTGTTTGGCAGGAACAAATAATTATACTTAGAGCGCtacacttggggtgtgtgtgtgtgtgcgcgcaccccATGACTCTACATGGCACATACTAGAATGTGGTACTGGGTGCAGAATTCCTGAGAATATCAGCTTCaattccccgccccccgctctaAAAAACTGACAGGTTTCTAGCCCCTATATGGCTGTGAAGGTACTGCAAGAAGCACCTACTGAGATCTCAGAAAGCAGGAGAATAGCAAAGTAAGGGTAGAACAGAGCATCACTGTTCCATATAGCCCCttgcctctcctgatgattttttttttaaaaacaacagaatggTGCCAAATAGTAGAAATGGCACAAACCATTATGCAAAGTCGGGATGGATGCAAATTGCTATATCTGCATAATCTATGCAGGTTACAAAATCCAGTTTTTCTTGATGCAGGATCTGGACTGCCTCTTTGCAGGATTCTAACTTTTtaaagcgcgcgcacacacacacacacacacacacacacacacagagccctggcTACAATACTGCCTTTTCAGCTATGAGTAAGTATTTACTACGACGAcggatatttttataccgcttttcaaccaaagtccccaaagtgttGGCAGTGCCATGTTccttcccactgaaatgaatgcacTGAGGGCTGAGCAAGCTCCTATGTGGATTGTGTGGCTCCTCATACATCTAGTCCTGTTGAATAAAGTGTGAATCTCAATCCTACAGAAGGCCCTGATCACCCACCTCCAGTCCAGCCCACTGCTAAGGGAACGGCGACAGGTGACCAGAGCTGTGTGGTGTTTGGTACCCTTGAATTTGTCCAGCTTCACAGTCCAAGCCTCAGGTCTGGTGGGGCGAGCTGCCAGAACCTGGAGCCCTTTCTTCACCTTGATTCTGAAAGAAAAGCCAGCAAGGTTATGCATACAAACACGTAAAAGTCAGCAGAACAACCACACAAGCAGCCAGATGAAAGGTCAAGGGAGGGCCAGACAGGGTCCGCCTTGAAGAAATGAGCTTAAACCATCAGAAACTGGGAAACCTTGGTCATCAAGGAGATCTCGACTCCTCTCTCTCGAAATCCAAGCCTCTTTGTAATTAAGTGGAAGGAGCAAGTTATGACAGAAATCCAAGCACCACAGCTGGACTCCCTCGACTTACCGGAGTGTCAGCAGGTCAGCAGTGAAGTTCTGCTGCAAAATGAGGGTGGCAGTGAAGAGCTGCCCCGGGCGCAGGGCCATGTCAGGAACCCGGACCATCACGTTATCATCCAGCCGCACTTCCTGCCGTCGTGGTGGGCTCATCACCCTGATCTCAACAGGGCCCACGTAGTGCAGATGCTCCTTGGTGCCCTCTGTCCCTGGCCGTGGTCTTTCTGGGGGTCTCACGTGGGGGCACTCTCCAGGTGTCTTCCCAGGCACAGAGGGCCCCAGGGTGTAGTACAGCTCAGCCCGTAGGGGAGTGAGAGTAGAATCCTCAGGTTTGCGCTGACTGCTGGCAGGCGGAGGAGAGAACCAGCGAGGCGGCAGCTCTAGTTCCACTACACACACCCCCAGGGGTGCCTGGTCAGGAAAAGCAGAGAAAGTCAAGCCACTTCCTTCTTCCCCTTTTAAGCCCCaagacaatgaatgaatgaatgaatgaatgaatgaatacaaagtTACCTTATAttggatcagaccattggtccatcttgcccagtaattcctacactgactggcagtggttctccaaggtctcCAGCAAATATTTCCCAGCACAGAGATCAGTTTAACTGCAGGTACCAGGGAATCGGTTTAACTGCAGGTACCTAAACCGAGATCGGTTTAACTGCATGTACCAGGGACTGATCCTAGGACCTTCTGGATATAAAACATGAACCCTTTTGCTGCACTACAAACAAGAACCCACTTCTTCAGCAAGGTTTTTCCAGAGCCTCAGCTCACCCAGCTCCTTGCCATCGTACTCCATTTCCCCATATTATTTGCCAATCAACTTCTTTCTCCACCCTGGTCTTTTCAGTCCCATGCAGACTGCAAGCCCTCTCAGCAGTCACTTCTATGTTCTGCAGTGACAAAGAAGGAGTCGGGAAGTAGCAGGGAATTCACATCAAGAGAAACTTCAGACTCACTCTGACATTACTAGGCCACCAGCACAAGAGGGAGATCTGACAGCTACCACATGcttggcccggggggggggggggctctgagcCAGGCCACGCAGATGCTCTGGAGACCAGAGGACTCAGTGGTCAGAGGAGACAGACAACAGGCTCAGGAAAGAAAGCTAACAGGCTACAGGGAAAGCCAAGATCAATGGTGCCATTTTGCAGCCCATTGTGTTCCAAGCCCCCATAAGGTCCAAAGAAGTGACTCTTAAGAATCACCCAGATATCTTCACATGCCTCCCCTTAATATAAAGTATGACTATCCCCACCATCCAGGGACCGTACGACAGACTTATGCACCCTCCTTCCCATGCAAATTCACACTGAGATGTGCATGTGAGTAACACATGCAGTGGGTGCTTGCTTGGCCTGGTGGTGCTGAATAATAGCCCTGTTCAGTTGTTATGGAATCTGGGGAcatacagcatccctgagagtACACCTGTAAGCCAGCACCTGTGCTGACAtgctctgcagagacaaatgctggaCTTGTGAAAAGATTCTTAGACTCAGAATGTACAGGCAAATGCACTCCCTACACTTGTCATCCTAAACATCCCCTAAACAAGCTGCCCAGGGTGGTGGTGTGTGAATCTTCTTCCAAAGGAGACTTGCAATTCTTCCAAGTCCCAATTCACCTTCTGTGGCATCCCAGGGTCACATACCTAATTCCTCCTTGGGCAGAAGAATGATTCATGGGCGTGGCATGTTCATGCCAATCCCTAACTaggcagaggcacctttcaaactggtgaaaagggggagagcaactggccctcgtcagccccagcacagcaacctttcagtggctgttgctggtgcctcccttgtgtttccttttattcatcatatttaacATAGACTgcaagtcctttggggacagggaaccatcttctccttagtattctttttctatgtaaactgctttgaggactttttttggttgaaaagtagtatataaatgatAGTTGTGatagtatatacatatatatgcgTGGACCAACCTGGAGGTGGCAGGCTTTGTGAACCACCTGGGCCTGGTGGAAGACATGTAGGGTGACGCAAGGTAGGGCCTGTTGTCCCAACATCCATTCTTGCCCTTGGAGATGGAATAGGACCCTAGAGTATGGCTCATAAGGAGACACTGTACCCTCAATGGATACAGCCCGGACGTCCCAAGCAGAAGAGACATCTGTGAATTCGGAGTCGTCAGTTGGGACTgcctggggggagagagagaagctgagCTCTGTAGTGAAGCTTCTCTCAGAACAATCGAGAGAGGAAGGTGGCTTTGCACCATCCCTTATACTAAagagctcccttcccaccctgggcGGAATGATTACCTGCTGGGCAGTGAAAGGCAGGTAGGAAGCTTGGATGGCAGGCTTTGCTGTGAGCTGAcggtggaggaagaggaaggtctCAGAGCGGGAGCTGAGAGAAGCATTTCCTGGCAAGTAACGATCTGTACGCTGAAGACGGAAATACTCCGGGCCATTTAGCACCTCTAGTTCAGCTGGCAGGTACACCACACCAGGAGAGTCAGATTCACACTTCACTGCAGAGAGGAGAACCATATTCATCAGCACCAGATATGTAACCTCTCCCCATTCCACATGCACACAAGACTGTGTTCCTCCCCTGTGGTACCATGGCCCTTCCTTTCCCAGTCGCTATAGGAAAAGTGAAAGCAGTGAATATTTGGAGATCATGAGACTGCTTTTAATTCTGTTAGAACCAGGCACTAAAACGAAGACCTCTAGAGTTCTAGTCTCATGCCTTGCTTGGATCAGAGACAGCCAACTTGCAGCTCATAATGCCACAAGACCTAGCCCTAAAAACAATTCTATCTGATCCAGGTGACTCTGCCAAATTTGAATCAAGCAATGGTAAAAGGAAAAGAAGCAATA encodes:
- the TMEM132A gene encoding transmembrane protein 132A isoform X1, with the protein product MDSRRTAPWLLLAIAIVLPSAPGVKCESDSPGVVYLPAELEVLNGPEYFRLQRTDRYLPGNASLSSRSETFLFLHRQLTAKPAIQASYLPFTAQQAVPTDDSEFTDVSSAWDVRAVSIEGTVSPYEPYSRVLFHLQGQEWMLGQQALPCVTLHVFHQAQVVHKACHLQAPLGVCVVELELPPRWFSPPPASSQRKPEDSTLTPLRAELYYTLGPSVPGKTPGECPHVRPPERPRPGTEGTKEHLHYVGPVEIRVMSPPRRQEVRLDDNVMVRVPDMALRPGQLFTATLILQQNFTADLLTLRIKVKKGLQVLAARPTRPEAWTVKLDKFKGTKHHTALVTCRRSLSSGLDWRAADSPEFLYLDFVVENGTGGLSSTRPVTWQVEYPGQDPEAEKDKMVWEIQVSERDVRALVPLVKEQEIVNTALLTGIPYSVPVKLVVVETGGAVSEVTEQMGCESSNKQVLQVSDVCDAVYVGGKESRGARGVRVDFWYRRLHASLLFTVWAPLLPLRIELTDTSLEQVRGWRVPGPAPESSSADPEEGGEEAERRARGCRLQYQRAGVRFLAHFVAHPLDGGRHLTYMPSSDWLLDVSHLVQKHARIQDPRVATLEGGSVVIGREPGMTSVEVRSPVSDSILGEQTLVVSEEKVSISELQAQLVSGVSLTLSVEPGHPNVFTATCQGLSALRFLKQEAVLSFWLVFTDHTLAPIELYNGRDVAVSLSSLNPSVVSVRLGEEQARPVIVAESLGRGSLLQLSLHSPDSCRKGKHRAPLSQGTVWLEVNFGQQPPTTSSPRQQDHHRHDESPFQRAEGAMSGEAVTVAAVTESGRGSRRRDPVGVGPPMTKFEGPGGNSYEDAEQEGVEEEEGEKEEEDEMVKAPARVTDLEIGMYVLLGVFCLAIFIFLINCVVFVLRYQRKEPPDAGSGPASSTQQPHNWIWLGTGQEELDRQLDLCTQHCQDQPLDPSSTNDGCCCCAGPEGKMEAVAQESPALPGTETTVSASTLGPTGPGSPALATTLSRKKDGREVGGRRKRVEFVTFATPPGSAPSPPASAPAVQSILVASEDDIRWVCEDMGLHDPDELRSYMERIRGSS
- the TMEM132A gene encoding transmembrane protein 132A isoform X2, giving the protein MGSDYGEKGPFTVKCESDSPGVVYLPAELEVLNGPEYFRLQRTDRYLPGNASLSSRSETFLFLHRQLTAKPAIQASYLPFTAQQAVPTDDSEFTDVSSAWDVRAVSIEGTVSPYEPYSRVLFHLQGQEWMLGQQALPCVTLHVFHQAQVVHKACHLQAPLGVCVVELELPPRWFSPPPASSQRKPEDSTLTPLRAELYYTLGPSVPGKTPGECPHVRPPERPRPGTEGTKEHLHYVGPVEIRVMSPPRRQEVRLDDNVMVRVPDMALRPGQLFTATLILQQNFTADLLTLRIKVKKGLQVLAARPTRPEAWTVKLDKFKGTKHHTALVTCRRSLSSGLDWRAADSPEFLYLDFVVENGTGGLSSTRPVTWQVEYPGQDPEAEKDKMVWEIQVSERDVRALVPLVKEQEIVNTALLTGIPYSVPVKLVVVETGGAVSEVTEQMGCESSNKQVLQVSDVCDAVYVGGKESRGARGVRVDFWYRRLHASLLFTVWAPLLPLRIELTDTSLEQVRGWRVPGPAPESSSADPEEGGEEAERRARGCRLQYQRAGVRFLAHFVAHPLDGGRHLTYMPSSDWLLDVSHLVQKHARIQDPRVATLEGGSVVIGREPGMTSVEVRSPVSDSILGEQTLVVSEEKVSISELQAQLVSGVSLTLSVEPGHPNVFTATCQGLSALRFLKQEAVLSFWLVFTDHTLAPIELYNGRDVAVSLSSLNPSVVSVRLGEEQARPVIVAESLGRGSLLQLSLHSPDSCRKGKHRAPLSQGTVWLEVNFGQQPPTTSSPRQQDHHRHDESPFQRAEGAMSGEAVTVAAVTESGRGSRRRDPVGVGPPMTKFEGPGGNSYEDAEQEGVEEEEGEKEEEDEMVKAPARVTDLEIGMYVLLGVFCLAIFIFLINCVVFVLRYQRKEPPDAGSGPASSTQQPHNWIWLGTGQEELDRQLDLCTQHCQDQPLDPSSTNDGCCCCAGPEGKMEAVAQESPALPGTETTVSASTLGPTGPGSPALATTLSRKKDGREVGGRRKRVEFVTFATPPGSAPSPPASAPAVQSILVASEDDIRWVCEDMGLHDPDELRSYMERIRGSS
- the TMEM132A gene encoding transmembrane protein 132A isoform X3 produces the protein MDSRRTAPWLLLAIAIVLPSAPGVKCESDSPGVVYLPAELEVLNGPEYFRLQRTDRYLPGNASLSSRSETFLFLHRQLTAKPAIQASYLPFTAQQAVPTDDSEFTDVSSAWDVRAVSIEGTVSPYEPYSRVLFHLQGQEWMLGQQALPCVTLHVFHQAQVVHKACHLQAPLGVCVVELELPPRWFSPPPASSQRKPEDSTLTPLRAELYYTLGPSVPGKTPGECPHVRPPERPRPGTEGTKEHLHYVGPVEIRVMSPPRRQEVRLDDNVMVRVPDMALRPGQLFTATLILQQNFTADLLTLRIKVKKGLQVLAARPTRPEAWTVKLDKFKGTKHHTALVTCRRSLSSGLDWRAADSPEFLYLDFVVENGTGGLSSTRPVTWQVEYPGQDPEAEKDKMVWEIQVSERDVRALVPLVKEQEIVNTALLTGIPYSVPVKLVVVETGGAVSEVTEQMGCESSNKQVLQVSDVCDAVYVGGKESRGARGVRVDFWYRRLHASLLFTVWAPLLPLRIELTDTSLEQVRGWRVPGPAPESSSADPEEGGEEAERRARGCRLQYQRAGVRFLAHFVAHPLDGGRHLTYMPSSDWLLDVSHLVQKHARIQDPRVATLEGGSVVIGREPGMTSVEVRSPVSDSILGEQTLVVSEEKVSISELQAQLVSGVSLTLSVEPGHPNVFTATCQGLSALRFLKQEAVLSFWLVFTDHTLAPIELYNGRDVAVSLSSLNPSVVSVRLGEEQARPVIVAESLGRGSLLQLSLHSPDSCRKGKHRAPLSQGTVWLEVNFGQQPPTTSSPRQQDHHRHDESPFQRAEAQGASRCWFRASLFDPTAPQLDLAGHWPGGA